The sequence below is a genomic window from Dictyostelium discoideum AX4 chromosome 5 chromosome, whole genome shotgun sequence.
ATTTGACGAACTTGAACAAGCTGTatcaattgttaaattttcacctctattttttaaaattaatataatagtTAAAATTATAGTTGTGGTAAAAGAaaagataaatcaaaaacatACCTAAAATCAAAGCAATAACCAATTCTATTTGCAATAGAATGAGTTGTGGAaccaaaaatattattttgagttTCCAATGGTGATCTTTGAAGATCATTATAATCAATAGTACTACTACCAATAAATGTACTTGTATTGGTACCACGTAAACTAATTGGATCAATACCACTATCTTCTAATGCTTCCCATACACCTGtttgttgattttattttaaaaatataattaataaataaataaatataaatatctaaattttttGTGGAAAAGTTCAAAAACACTTAATAAATACatacattttaataataatctttgtTGTGGATCTATTGAACTGACATTATCATTGCTTGGATTAATTGCAAAGAAGATTGGATCAAATTGTTTCCATTCATCAAGTGGAAGTAAACCAGCAAACTTTGAAACGatttcaccatttaaataataattatcagaCCATCTTTCAGAAGTTGTAACGATTCCATCCAATCCATtcaataattcattaaataattgatttggttttgaaattgattcttttaaattaccaCTTGGAAATCTTAAACCAATACCAATCACTGCAACATCACCACtaccatcaacatcatcataatcattTCTATCccttattaatttattattataagtGCTATTATTGTGAATATTTTctgtcattttttttcttttttttctaaataaaacaataaacaaaattatataaaaaattttaaagtatttataatttttttttttttttaatcaagttaaattttcatttaattttttttttttttttattaaaatttaaaaattttaatcagaaaaaataataattgtgtGTGGGGTAacctatttaaattttatttattttgattcaattaatttttttttttttttttttagtgtgTAGACTGACCACATTCACCACTGTTGAAAATGAGATATAAActgaaaaaacaattcagtctttttaaattttacctgaataataaaaaccatTGTTTAAAAACAGGGTGTGGTGGGACGGGTTATTTTTTctgattaaaatttttaaattttaattaaaataatttcgataaaaacatcatcatttttaaaaaaaaataaaaaaaaattaatattattttaaaaaaaaaaaaaaaaatctattaaaattgaaaagattattattatattctttATTGAATGATTTAtgtgttttttaatatttttattaataaagaacATTTTGGTTAATAgttgaaaaaatgaaatgtaatttataataaatgattattattttttttgaaattttttttttttttttttaaaaaaaatcatattttcaattttaaaggtaataaattaaacaaacaaacaacaaacaaacaaacaataGTGATGGTTCTAaggatgaaaataatataaatggttaaaaattaataataataatagtaataataataataataataataataataataataataataataataataataataataataataaatcatttattaaaaattataataaccaaaatcaatatgacaaaaataatttaatttttaataacaaagatagtaaatataaaattagttttaataaagagttttcaattataaaaatcaaagaatcAATAATcaatgattattttaaatttaatttatttaaaaataatcaattagtTTATAATAGAATTTTAGCTGATATTTAAACTGGCTATTATGATGGGAATCaagatgaaattttatttaaaatacatGAATATATCAAAAGAAAATTCACAACTGTTCTATCAACTACTCATGCTAAACCATCAACCATAACTGTTCCATCAACTACCCATCTGCACTACCAACCACTACTGGCTCACCAACTACTCAGCCGCACCACCAACCGCTACTGTTCCATCAAATACTCATGCTGCACCATCAACCACTACTGTTGCATCAACTACCATGCTGCATCTTCAACCCAACTGTTCCATCGACTACTCATGCTAAACCATCAACCACTACTGGCCCACCAACTAATCATGCTGCACCACCAACCACTACTGGCCCATCAACTACTCATGCTTCaccattaaattaataataataatattaataataataataataacaaataaataaattaacaaataaataaataaataaatagattaataaataaataaattaataaaaaaaggtaaataaaaaaaaactagttttaatatatttgtgtatttttaaaattgtaaacatgttttgaaaaaaaaaaattattttattgtttaaatttggtttaaaattcaaataaaaaatgatcaaCTCTAAAAACGAAACCCTTTTCAAAGAATGATAATTGTTGGACACCACTGCTACAATCAATACCATCATTGAGTTGAAAATTACCATTGAaaccaaattcaaaaaattcagTTTGATAACATGTTGGAAATTGACTACTTGATGTGAAACATTGTTGATTTAAACCTTTATTAATCTTTGAAAAGTCATTTCTATTTGtatctaaatttatttattaaatattatatttttgcAACAATGAAAAcaatgattaaaataataaaaaaataaatattttttttattaattacgTTTTATGAATAAGGCATCAAAAGGTTTACATTGCATTGCCAAACCAACTTCTCCTTCAACATCAATTGGAATATCAGTTGGATTgactattttaaaattctttaacaTTATCACCAAAAATGTAAAAGTCAAAGATTCTGTAAATCTTCCTCCTGGACAACCTCTAGGTcctgttttaaaaaaaataataatgatgattattattattattattattattataaattagttgtaaattaaaaaaaaaaaaaatagtggtaaattttaattcctTTTTAAAATGGTATCAAAACATACCTGCACCAAAATGAAAAAGTCCTTTTTGATATAAAGgttgatttttaaatctttctGGTTTAAATTCTAAAGCATCTTCACCCCAAAACTCTTTTGATAAATGTGTACCACGaagatttttaattatcattGTACCTTTTGCAATTTTATATCCATTTACTTCAACATCTTCTGTTGTTTTATTCGGTTCAGTTATTGGTACTGAAGAATTATATCTATATGATTCtattattcaaattaatacaaaatttattttttgaaaaaatatatcAACACATATTAATaccaatatatatatatatatggaTAATTACCATTCATTACAGAAATAATATATGGATATTTTGTATGATCAGCAAAtgatatattatttgtattattattttcatcatttctCATGATTTCTTCATATATTTTATCTTGAATTTCaggtttattaattaattgaccAATTAAAAGACTAAACCCATTGGATGTTGAATCAACTGCTGCAAAAATAATATCAGAAATTGAAAACAAGATTGAATCATAATGAATTGAACcatctaaataatttttataataattctcAATAATTGGAATATTGTTTAGTTTTGAAGATGTTTCATCAGTAGtttcatttttcaattcattttctttttcatatttaattttaatagcaTCAAGTTTTATACctataaaatcttttaaaaaaaagtaactAGAAATAATATCATTCTTTGACATTGATTTTATATctaatggaaataaaaatggtaaataatcagagtaaattaataatccaGCAGCTTCAAAAATGCATTTAATCTTTTCTACAATGATTAGAATGGTTTCATCATTCTCTTCAATTCCTAATgtgaaatttaatattaatttaacagCAAGAATCCTAATTTGATTTGGTGTATTTTTAACAAGAGtttctttattatctttacaAAGATTACTAAACAtttctaaaataaatttatttgattctaATCTGCCATTATTTAACTTTCTTGTTGTAATTTCACTTGTAAGAATTCCTCTTAGAACATAATGATAATCACCATTTGAAGAAATAATGTTATAATCTTTACCAAAAAATCTTGAGAATTTAATATATCTTTCTTTGAAAATTTCTctatgttttttattaaaacattcATCAATAACTTCAGGCCCTGTTAGaacaacaatttcaacacTACCCAATCTTAATCTAAAAACTTTGCCATATCTTTCATAGAAATCATTTACACTTTTTGGGAAATCTTTTGCGTtaatttgtaataaattaccaaaaacTGGAATTGTAGAAGGACCaggtattaatttattaatttttttaatcctaccttcaaataataaatcctatttaaaaaaataaaagtataaGTAagtgtttaatttttaataatcaataatatatataatattttaaaattttacttttaatattaatgataatactaatattgtaattgttaaaataattgtaaatattgtattcattgtaatattataaaatattttaattgagaatcttttatattaaagtttttatattaaaaaaaaaactatttaaattataaaataaaaaaaaccaataatgtttttgttaaaaacaaattgatatatttaaattttggggAAGTGggttaaaataattaattataaaaaaaaaaaaaaccaccaaattttttttttttttttctttattaataattaaaaaactttttttatttctaaaaacGAACTTGAAAACAGTTTAGAAAacagtttttaatttattttttgaaactgtttaattttattttattttaattttaaaaaaaaaaccaaaataaaaaaatgaccATTGTACCTTTTGTAATATACTTCAATAaactgtttttttattatttaattttaaaaacaaaaataaaaacaaaaataaaaataaaaataatgaattaaaaaaaaaaaaaaaaaaagttataagaTATCTAATTAAGGGTGTAAAAATTTCagcaatattttttatttttattaatttttttctgtAATAAATTCGTAaacatataataaaaaagagatatcaaatagaaacaaaaaaaataaaaaagttttaacatttcaaaaaaagagaagtttaaaatttaagggggtaaaaaaaacatttttttttttttttttgtaaattgacAAACACAAAAGCAAACTATACATTAAGTTAAATctattaaatagttttttataTAGAGTCTCGGGGAAATCACcagatttcaaaaaaaaaaataaaaaaaaataaaaaaaaacataattttgggtcaaataaaaaacaaaaatttttttttttatagtgcgaattaaaattaattatttgtgtTGAAAGTAATATCCAAACAAtctaaccttttttttatttttatttttttaataactatAAACGtcatcaaattttttatttaatttttttttttatttctataataatatcaaatttatttattttattttattctattttattctattttattctattttattgtattttattttattttattttattttattttatttatttgtaaaagaGAAAAGACACAAaatatagataataataataagggatagaaatgatgatgatgatgttgatagaaatgatgattttttttttttttttttttttgatataaataaactattgtagtatgttatttttatttatttattttaggttttttagtttttgtgaatttaaaatggtatgttattttagattaggtaattaataattaattggtggtgtAATTGTTGGAATTGGTTCATTAGTGTTTATGctccattcttttttaaattttttgattgtttcGGACCATTGGGTTTCTTTTTGAGTTTTTGTGAGgttgtttttaattgagtatTGGTTAAAGTTTGATAATGTTCTTGAATATTCCAATCTTATTAGCTTGTgccattttgattttaatatatcataATCTAGTGTTGTGTTGTTTATTTGGTTGTtccaattatcaattgattgagttATATTGAtgtcaaataatgatttgcATAACCATATCCATATTTGGTGAATAACTAATGAGATTATGTTCCAATATGCATGTGTTCTGACTAGATCAAGATTTGTGTTTATATAATTCCAGTTGAACctgtattttttatattgtgcGTTTTctggaaaatgaaaattaatattgatagttGGATCTGGTTTAAATgctttgttgtttgtttgtggTTTATAAATGAGTGTGtataattttgttgtttggtTTTTTGTTAATGACCAGTTTTTGTTTCCATtgcaatttttatatataaaatattttaatttgtcgTGGTTTATGAAGTTGATTGTGTGCTgacaattgaaaaacaaatgacCATAGGGAtcattattcatttcattGTTGCAAATGGGGCAAACTTTGTTGTGTAGATGATTAATCGGAAGACATCTAGCATGGAATCTTTG
It includes:
- the CYP514A1 gene encoding cytochrome P450 family protein encodes the protein MNTIFTIILTITILVLSLILKDLLFEGRIKKINKLIPGPSTIPVFGNLLQINAKDFPKSVNDFYERYGKVFRLRLGSVEIVVLTGPEVIDECFNKKHREIFKERYIKFSRFFGKDYNIISSNGDYHYVLRGILTSEITTRKLNNGRLESNKFILEMFSNLCKDNKETLVKNTPNQIRILAVKLILNFTLGIEENDETILIIVEKIKCIFEAAGLLIYSDYLPFLFPLDIKSMSKNDIISSYFFLKDFIGIKLDAIKIKYEKENELKNETTDETSSKLNNIPIIENYYKNYLDGSIHYDSILFSISDIIFAAVDSTSNGFSLLIGQLINKPEIQDKIYEEIMRNDENNNTNNISFADHTKYPYIISVMNESYRYNSSVPITEPNKTTEDVEVNGYKIAKGTMIIKNLRGTHLSKEFWGEDALEFKPERFKNQPLYQKGLFHFGAGPRGCPGGRFTESLTFTFLVIMLKNFKIVNPTDIPIDVEGEVGLAMQCKPFDALFIKHTNRNDFSKINKGLNQQCFTSSSQFPTCYQTEFFEFGFNGNFQLNDGIDCSSGVQQLSFFEKGFVFRVDHFLFEF